The Photobacterium sanguinicancri genome includes the window CAAGAATTGGCAGATAATTATGGTGTATCTGCAGAGCGAATTCGTCAGCTAGAAAAGAATGCGATGAAGAAGCTTAAAGCGGCGGTGGGTGATTTATTCTAGGATCGAATAAGCCCTTCTGATCACGCTACAAATGAAGCCGGTATGATACCGGCTTTTTTACGCCTAAAATTTGAGAGTTACCTCACACTTGTGCGTAGCTCTGTGCATTACTTAGCATCTTATCCACAGTTTATAATGGATCCAAACTACATGTAGTGGATCCTAAATCTGAAAACCACATTATCAACGTAATTCACAGACTTTTCCACAGTTGGTCGCTTTGTGATCGTTTTTTGATTGAGTGTTCTATCAGTGGGCGATCAACACCTTGTCCCTGCTGGGTTTATGCACAATGACTTCGGTGTGGATAAGCCATTTTTTCGCTGTGAGCTTGTGAGTAACTGTTGCCATGGAGTGGGGCGAATACCCAGTAACAGGGATTGGCATCATGGAATGATCGCAAAACGGACGATCGTCACATATTATGGATCTAATAATAAAGCGGTCGGATCATTGATTCAGACCCTATTCAATAAAAAGTGAGAAAGTGAATGGATCAGTTTGAACATATTTCAGTGCAGGATGCGTATAGCATGTTGCAGCAAGCACAAGGGATATTGGTGGATATTCGAGATCCCCAGTCACATGCCTTAGCACATCCTCATAACGCCTTTCATCTGACCAACGACACCATGGTGCGTTTGATGGATGAAGTGGATTTTGATCAGCCTATTATTGTGATGTGTTACCACGGCATTAGTAGCCAAGGTGCGGCACAATACTTGATTAACCAAGGGTATGATGCGGTATATAGTATGGATGGTGGCTTCGAGGCTTGGCGTCGAGAAGGTTATCCAGCCAAAGAGCAGTAAACGCGGAGTAATAAGCAATGCATCGGTTAGTCGGACTTCCTAATCCTCGACAGGCGCAAGCCTTTATCGATTATATGGCCTCACGTGGTATCACCATTCAAATGGCATCAGAGCCGGAAGGGGTGTTTGCCTTGTGGTTAGCAGATCGCCAGTATTTGGTTGAAGTGGAAGCTGAGCTGGCCGCTTTTATTGCTGATCCTTATGCCAAGCGCTATTCAGCCGCATCGTGGGAGGTTGCTGAAAGTCGAACGGCGAAGTTCTACTACCAAAACCCGAGTTTGCTTAAAATGGTAAAAACCCAAGCCGGACCTTTTAGTTTATCGGTGATGGTGGTGGTGATTACTATCTATGTTTTGTGGTTTTTAGGGTTTCGTCAGCCGATTTTTGCTCTTACCCATTTTCCGACAATGCAAGGTGATGAATGGCAGCTATGGCGTTATTTCTCCCATGCGCTAATCCATTTTTCGGCTTTGCATATTGTCTTTAACTGCCTGTGGTGGTGGATTTTAGGGGGGCAGCTGGAGCAACACAGCGGTAGCGGTAAGCTCATTCAAGTCTTCTTGTTCTCTGCGCTTATCTCTGGCTTTGCCCAGTTTTGGTTGCATGGTGCAAACTTTGGTGGTTTGTCGGGGGTGGTATACGCCTTGATGGGTTACATCTGGTGGCTTGGCTGGTTAGCACCAGAACGTGGCTTAGTGTTACCTAAGCCTTATGTGGGCTTTATGCTGGCATGGCTGGTTATTGGCTTTGCCGAACCTTTTGGTATGTCGATTGCGAACATGGCACACCTGTTTGGTTTACTGAGCGGTTGCGCGCTAGGCTTTATTGATGCCAAACGAACCCCAAGCCATGCTTAATATCGGTTAGTTTTAGCATCCGCTTCAAATTATCTTATTAAAACGCAGTCAGTGATGGCTGCGTTTTTCTTTTTTATTCAGGTAGATATAAAAAGGTCAAATTGTTTAATTCTGAATCGTTACCAAACGTGTTGAATAATGAAGCGTGATCAACTTCTGAGTAAAAAAGAGCCGTAAACTGCTGCTAATTGAAAACTTAATCTTCGTTTATGATTGTTTTCACGGTTTTTGTTGTTTGTTCGCGCAATAATTCGCGCACTTTGAGCGTTTTCACTTTTTAAACGCTCACTTTGTCCCAATACGTTATTTTCACCATCGCCATAAGAATATTATATAAGGAACATCTTATGTTTGGCTTGTTTCGCCCTGCAGCTCATATAGAGCGATTAGCCGGAGATCAAACTGATCCCGTCTATAAGCGCCTTCGTTGGCAATTATTTGCTGGTATTTTCTTCGGGTATGCCGGTTACTACTTAGTACGTAAAAACTTCAGTTTGGCGATGCCATTTCTGATTGAAGAATATGGTTATAGCCGCGGTGAACTAGGTGTTGCTTTAGCTGCGGTGTCGATTGCTTACGGTTTATCTAAATTTTTAATGGGGAATGTGTCTGACCGTTCAAACCCTCGCTACTTTTTAGCCGCAGGTTTGACGATGTCCGCACTGGTGATGCTGTGCTTTGGCTTTATGCCATGGGCGACAGGTAGTATCGCTGCGATGTTTATCCTTTTGTTCTTAAACGGTTGGTTCCAAGGTATGGGTTGGCCAGCTTGTGGGCGAACCATGGTGCACTGGTGGTCACGCAAAGAGCGGGGTGAAATTGTATCAGTTTGGAACGTTGCCCATAACGTGGGTGGTGGTTTGATTGGTCCAATGTTCCTTCTTGGTCTGTGGGCATTTAACGATGACTGGCGTTCAGCCTTCTATGTACCTGCTTTCTTTGCACTATTGGTAGCTGCGTTCAGTTTGTTAGTGATGCGTGATACTCCGCAATCTTGTGGTCTGCCTTCAATCGAAGAGCATAAAGACGATTACCCAGATAGCTACGACGAATCACATGAAAAAGAGATGACAGCGAAGGAAATTTTCTTCAAGTATGTCTTTAATAACAAACTACTTTGGTTCATTGCTATCGCGAATGCGTTTGTATACTTGATCCGCTACGGTGTATTGGACTGGGCGCCAGTTTACCTAAGCGAAGTGAAACATTTCACGGTAGATAAATCATCTTGGGCTTACTTCTTATACGAGTGGGCTGGTATCCCTGGCACGCTATTGTGTGGTTGGATGTCGGATAAATTCTTCAAAGGCCGTCGTGCGCCAGCGGGTATTTTGTTCATGGCATTAGTGACCGTGGCGGTATTGGTTTACTGGTTCAACCCTCCGGGTAACCCAACGGTTGATATGATGGCGTTGGTTGCAATTGGCTTCTTGATCTACGGTCCAGTTATGCTGATTGGTCTGTACGCACTAGAACTTGCACCGAAGAAAGCAGCGGGTACTGCTGCTGGTCTGACGGGTCTGTTTGGTTACTTAGGTGGTGCAGTGGCAGCAAATGCAGTCTTAGGCTATACCGTTGACCACTTTGGTTGGGATGGTGGCTTCCTGGTACTGACTGCATCGTGTGGTTTCTCTATCTTCTTCCTAACACTGGCGTTAGTGGGTGAGAAAAAGATTGAGCATGACCACCATGTAACAGAACAAAATGCCTGATTGAGATCGCCATCATTGGCATCTTAAGAGTGCTGTAGGTAATATGATAAGGCTCCGTATTCGCGGAGCCTTGTTGTAACTAGGAGCCGCGTGAGCAGTGAAGCAGAGTAAACGTCATCAAGAAATTATCGATCTTGTGAAAACACAAGGTTATGTCAGTACCGACGATTTAGTTGATCGCTTTAACGTCAGCCCACAAACAATCCGTCGTGATTTAAACGAAATGGCGGCTGACAACAAAATTCGTCGTCACCATGGTGGCGCCACCATTCCTTCTAGTTCTGTGAATACTTCATACAGTACCCGTAAAGTGATGCAATTGGCCGAAAAGGACCGTATTGCTCAGGCGATGGCCTCTCATATTCCAGATGGTGCGACCCTATTTATTGATATTGGTACTACCCCTGAAGCAGTTGCTCGTGCCTTGCTGGATCACAATGACCTACGCGTGGTGACGAATAACCTCAATGTGGCGAGTATTCTCACGGGAAAAGATGATTTCCGGGTGATTCTCGCGGGTGGCGAAGTGCGTAACCGCGATGGTGGCATCGTGGGTGAGGCAACCCTCGATTTTATTTCTCAATTCCGACTAGATTTCGGGATTATGGGCATCAGTGGTATCGACCTTGATGGCTCTTTATTAGACTTTGATTACCATGAAGTGCGCGTTAAGCAGGCGATCATTGAAAACAGCCGCTGTGTCATGTTGGGCGTCGACCATACTAAGTTTGGCCGTAATGCGATGGTGAATTTGGGTGACATCAGCCAAATCGATATGCTGTTTACTGATCAGCAACCACCAGCGGAATTGAACCAACGAGTGATAGAGCACGAGATTCATCTCGAGATTATTGCTTAACCTCTTCTATTTTCGAAAACGAACGGGCTACCTTTATTGGGTAGCCCGTTTTTTTTGTGCTAATGATCATGCTGTACGAATAAACAGCAAGAATTGTGATGATCTTGATCAATATGTTCGCTACTATGTTCGCAATCGAGCATTTTAATGTTCGTTTTGTTTCGGTTTTGAGATTAACGAAGAGTCAGATCAAAGGTGAGGTAGATCGCATGGTAGTAGAACGCAATGAAGTGCTCGACGTAATTGTTGTGGGTGGTGGTATTAATGGGGCGGGGATTGCCGCTGATGCCGCTGGTCGTGGCCTTAAGGTTGGTTTATATGAAGCTAATGACTTTGCTTCAGCAACATCATCTGCCAGTTCGAAGCTTATCCATGGTGGTTTACGTTATTTAGAGCATTATGAGTTTCGCTTGGTCGGTGAAGCCTTGGCTGAGCGTGAGGTGTTATTACGTAAAGTGCCGCATATTGCTCGTCCGATGCGCTTTCGTTTGCCTCACCGTCCTCACCTTCGCCCTGCGTGGATGATCCGTGCTGGTTTATTCCTTTATGATCACCTAGGTAAGCGTACGACTCTGCCTGCGAGTGAAGGCCTCAAGTTTGGTGCCGATTCGGTATTGGCCCCTGAAATTACCCGTGGATTTGAATATTCAGATTGTTGGGTAGATGATGCGCGCCTCGTGATTCTGAATGCAATGGAAACGGCAGAAAAGGGCGGGGAAGTCCGTAACCGTTGCCGTGTCGAGCAAGCACTTCGTGAGGGCGACATTTGGCGTGT containing:
- the glpE gene encoding thiosulfate sulfurtransferase GlpE, with the protein product MDQFEHISVQDAYSMLQQAQGILVDIRDPQSHALAHPHNAFHLTNDTMVRLMDEVDFDQPIIVMCYHGISSQGAAQYLINQGYDAVYSMDGGFEAWRREGYPAKEQ
- the glpG gene encoding rhomboid family intramembrane serine protease GlpG, which codes for MHRLVGLPNPRQAQAFIDYMASRGITIQMASEPEGVFALWLADRQYLVEVEAELAAFIADPYAKRYSAASWEVAESRTAKFYYQNPSLLKMVKTQAGPFSLSVMVVVITIYVLWFLGFRQPIFALTHFPTMQGDEWQLWRYFSHALIHFSALHIVFNCLWWWILGGQLEQHSGSGKLIQVFLFSALISGFAQFWLHGANFGGLSGVVYALMGYIWWLGWLAPERGLVLPKPYVGFMLAWLVIGFAEPFGMSIANMAHLFGLLSGCALGFIDAKRTPSHA
- the glpT gene encoding glycerol-3-phosphate transporter, whose protein sequence is MFGLFRPAAHIERLAGDQTDPVYKRLRWQLFAGIFFGYAGYYLVRKNFSLAMPFLIEEYGYSRGELGVALAAVSIAYGLSKFLMGNVSDRSNPRYFLAAGLTMSALVMLCFGFMPWATGSIAAMFILLFLNGWFQGMGWPACGRTMVHWWSRKERGEIVSVWNVAHNVGGGLIGPMFLLGLWAFNDDWRSAFYVPAFFALLVAAFSLLVMRDTPQSCGLPSIEEHKDDYPDSYDESHEKEMTAKEIFFKYVFNNKLLWFIAIANAFVYLIRYGVLDWAPVYLSEVKHFTVDKSSWAYFLYEWAGIPGTLLCGWMSDKFFKGRRAPAGILFMALVTVAVLVYWFNPPGNPTVDMMALVAIGFLIYGPVMLIGLYALELAPKKAAGTAAGLTGLFGYLGGAVAANAVLGYTVDHFGWDGGFLVLTASCGFSIFFLTLALVGEKKIEHDHHVTEQNA
- a CDS encoding DeoR/GlpR family transcriptional regulator; the encoded protein is MKQSKRHQEIIDLVKTQGYVSTDDLVDRFNVSPQTIRRDLNEMAADNKIRRHHGGATIPSSSVNTSYSTRKVMQLAEKDRIAQAMASHIPDGATLFIDIGTTPEAVARALLDHNDLRVVTNNLNVASILTGKDDFRVILAGGEVRNRDGGIVGEATLDFISQFRLDFGIMGISGIDLDGSLLDFDYHEVRVKQAIIENSRCVMLGVDHTKFGRNAMVNLGDISQIDMLFTDQQPPAELNQRVIEHEIHLEIIA